A window of the Oscillospiraceae bacterium NTUH-002-81 genome harbors these coding sequences:
- a CDS encoding DUF4340 domain-containing protein, whose amino-acid sequence MKKSRLLIWAAVLVLCTACYVLLGKKSSSAETTDSEETDEETVLAVPSDTITGFSFVVGKNTYSFLKNDDTWNYSGDPNFPADADKIENLLSAFSEVSASRVLTDVSDLAQYGLEEPANTIHLTDSEGGEYVLHIGNLNSSTGDYYAYTSDEKTVYTIDSTIPLDFQIGLYDLAKTESFPSIDSTEVSLVEVTSENGLFSAYQDASSNTGWLLSDGSRVYEGDDSKLLSLLDELGSISYQSCLEYDCQNPEAYGLDHPIARIRVRYTEVSANTSVASSEDPSASGENGDAAGGNSEDGENPAAEETTTGDAAGTEVVFLIGIQDESGRYFIQREGTGEVHTVLASALADFLDVDVTSYRSLALAPLSMEQVASLTLTYEGKQYTFEQQETTAQNDGGEDVTSYTCTRNGKTFDADTYQDFFKTARGMNAQSYTDAFPDTDAVCVIQFAQTDGSGRTVSYYPYDDNFYLALVSDDGQDSADAALVNKMDVSTLLAQVQNVIK is encoded by the coding sequence ATGAAGAAAAGCCGATTGCTCATATGGGCGGCGGTGCTGGTGCTCTGTACCGCCTGCTATGTGCTCCTGGGCAAAAAGAGCAGCAGTGCAGAAACAACAGACAGTGAGGAAACCGACGAAGAGACGGTGCTGGCTGTCCCGTCGGACACCATCACAGGATTTTCCTTTGTGGTGGGAAAAAATACGTACAGTTTTCTGAAAAACGATGATACATGGAACTACAGCGGCGATCCGAATTTTCCCGCAGACGCGGATAAGATAGAAAATCTGCTGTCTGCCTTTTCGGAGGTAAGTGCCAGCCGGGTACTGACGGATGTCAGTGACCTTGCCCAGTACGGGCTGGAGGAACCGGCCAACACCATTCACCTGACGGACAGTGAGGGCGGTGAGTATGTGCTGCACATCGGCAACCTGAACAGCTCCACCGGGGACTATTACGCCTACACGTCAGATGAGAAGACGGTATATACCATCGACAGCACCATTCCGCTGGATTTCCAGATCGGTCTTTATGATCTGGCAAAGACGGAGAGCTTCCCGTCCATTGACTCCACCGAGGTGTCGCTGGTGGAGGTGACCTCGGAGAACGGCCTGTTCTCTGCTTATCAGGACGCATCCAGCAACACCGGCTGGCTTCTGTCAGACGGCAGTCGAGTGTACGAGGGAGACGACAGCAAGCTGTTATCCCTGCTGGATGAACTGGGCAGCATCAGCTATCAGTCCTGCCTGGAATATGACTGCCAGAATCCGGAGGCATATGGGCTGGATCACCCGATTGCGCGGATCCGCGTGCGCTATACGGAAGTTTCTGCCAATACGTCTGTGGCATCTTCTGAGGATCCGTCTGCGTCCGGTGAGAACGGAGATGCTGCCGGTGGGAATTCGGAAGACGGAGAAAACCCGGCGGCGGAAGAAACAACAACCGGCGATGCTGCGGGCACAGAGGTGGTGTTCCTCATCGGCATTCAGGACGAAAGTGGACGATACTTTATCCAGCGGGAGGGCACCGGGGAAGTGCATACCGTCCTGGCTTCTGCCCTGGCAGATTTTCTGGATGTGGATGTGACCTCCTACCGGAGCCTGGCGCTGGCACCGCTGTCCATGGAGCAGGTGGCCAGCCTGACGCTGACTTATGAGGGAAAGCAGTACACCTTCGAGCAGCAGGAAACAACGGCCCAGAACGACGGCGGGGAGGACGTGACGTCCTATACCTGCACCCGGAACGGCAAAACCTTTGATGCGGACACCTATCAGGACTTCTTTAAGACCGCTAGGGGCATGAACGCCCAGAGCTATACCGATGCGTTCCCGGATACCGATGCGGTGTGTGTCATCCAGTTTGCACAGACAGACGGCAGCGGACGGACCGTATCCTATTATCCGTATGACGACAATTTCTATCTGGCGCTGGTCAGCGATGACGGCCAGGACAGTGCGGATGCGGCACTGGTC
- a CDS encoding GldG family protein codes for MKKPVFEKIKPLFQKKGKESVHGSYSAGYTALFLAVLLMGNLIVSRLPSKYTKIDLSGSGLYSIGDQTKAVLDGLSEDVTLYLVCQEGNEDSTVTHLLEQYAENSDHVTLETKDPVKSPTFTQTYTTDQVADNSVIVVSGDRSKVISYADIYTGDYDYSTGGYSSSFDGEGQLTSAIAYVTTDDLPVLYVVTGHDEAEISSTVRSTIEKENIRLEDLNLMTDTDVPEDAAGLFLYAPMSDYSEEEAAKIIAYLEKGGKSLIISSYTETELPNFQSILSAYGIRTGDGLVLEGDPAHTLSQNPLYLVPEYGDSSIASSLESGKKYVAVPIAQSIETLEAYRDSLTMTPILVTSDSSYEKADLQNMESYAKEAEDQEGPFTIGMEVTEQLEDAETKIIYYTTEGILDDTMNRAVAGGNMELLANSLSDMADHETSVSIAAKSLDASYLTVTSAAANLWSIVATAVLPLGVLILGGVVCYRRRKR; via the coding sequence ATGAAGAAACCAGTATTTGAAAAAATCAAACCGCTGTTTCAGAAAAAAGGGAAGGAATCGGTCCATGGCTCTTACAGTGCAGGGTATACGGCACTTTTTCTGGCGGTGCTTCTGATGGGCAACCTGATCGTTTCCAGACTGCCCTCCAAATATACGAAAATCGACTTGAGTGGCTCCGGCCTGTATTCCATCGGTGACCAGACCAAGGCGGTGCTGGATGGGCTTTCCGAGGATGTGACGCTGTATCTGGTCTGCCAGGAAGGGAATGAGGACAGCACGGTGACCCACCTGCTGGAGCAGTACGCCGAGAACAGCGATCATGTAACGCTGGAGACGAAGGATCCGGTGAAGAGCCCCACCTTTACGCAGACGTACACCACGGATCAGGTGGCGGACAACAGTGTGATCGTGGTATCCGGCGACCGCAGTAAGGTGATCTCCTATGCGGATATTTATACCGGGGATTATGATTATTCCACCGGCGGCTATTCCTCCAGCTTTGACGGTGAGGGACAGCTCACCAGTGCCATCGCCTATGTGACCACCGACGATCTGCCGGTGCTGTACGTGGTAACCGGCCACGACGAGGCGGAGATCAGCTCCACCGTGCGCAGTACCATTGAAAAGGAAAACATCCGCCTGGAGGATCTGAACCTGATGACGGACACCGATGTGCCGGAGGATGCGGCGGGCCTGTTCCTGTACGCGCCCATGAGTGATTACTCCGAGGAAGAGGCGGCCAAGATCATCGCTTATCTGGAAAAAGGCGGGAAGTCGCTGATCATCAGTTCCTATACGGAAACCGAGCTGCCCAATTTCCAGTCCATTTTAAGCGCCTACGGGATCCGGACCGGGGACGGCCTGGTGCTGGAGGGCGATCCGGCACACACCCTGTCTCAGAATCCCCTGTATCTGGTGCCGGAGTACGGAGACAGCAGCATTGCCTCCAGCCTGGAAAGCGGAAAAAAATATGTGGCGGTGCCCATCGCTCAGTCCATCGAGACGCTGGAGGCGTACCGGGACAGTCTGACCATGACGCCGATCCTTGTCACCTCGGACAGTTCCTATGAGAAAGCTGACCTGCAGAACATGGAAAGCTATGCCAAAGAGGCGGAAGATCAGGAAGGCCCCTTCACCATAGGTATGGAGGTGACGGAGCAGCTGGAGGATGCTGAGACGAAGATCATCTATTATACCACGGAGGGTATTCTGGATGACACCATGAACCGGGCGGTGGCCGGCGGCAACATGGAGCTTCTGGCAAATTCCCTGAGCGATATGGCTGACCATGAGACGAGTGTGTCTATTGCGGCCAAGAGTCTGGATGCCAGCTATCTGACGGTGACTTCCGCTGCGGCAAATCTATGGAGTATTGTGGCAACTGCCGTGCTTCCGCTGGGCGTGCTGATCCTGGGCGGCGTGGTCTGCTACAGAAGGAGGAAACGATGA